In the genome of Sciurus carolinensis chromosome 3, mSciCar1.2, whole genome shotgun sequence, one region contains:
- the Mllt6 gene encoding protein AF-17 isoform X2 → MKEMVGGCCVCSDERGWAENPLVYCDGHACSVAVHQACYGIVQVPTGPWFCRKCESQERAARVRCELCPHKDGALKRTDNGGWAHVVCALYIPEVQFANVLTMEPIVLQYVPHDRFNKTCYICEEQGRESKAASGACMTCNRHGCRQAFHVTCAQMAGLLCEEEVLEVDNVKYCGYCKYHFSKMTSRHIGSGGGGGGAGAGGGGSSSGGSSGGGTGGGSSGFISGRRSRSASPSTQQEKHPTHHERGQKKSRKDKERLKQKHKKRPESPPSILTPPVVPTADKVSSSASSSHHEASTQETSESSRDSKGKKSSSHSLSHKGKKLSSGKGVSSFTSTSSSSSSSSSSSGGPFQPAGSSLQSSPDFSTFPKLEQSEDDKYSKPTAPTPSAPPSPSAPEPPKADLFEQKVVFSGFGPIMRFSTNTSSSGRARAPSPGEYKSPHISGSGASAGTHKRMPALNATPAPAEETPETGLKEKKHKASKRSRHGPGRPKGSRNKEGAGGLATPSLPGAQLAGFTATAASPFSGGSLVSSGLGGLASRTFGPSGSLPSLSLESPLLGAGIYTSNKDPISHGGGMLRAVCSTPLSSSLLGPPGTSALPRLSRSPFTSTLPSSSASISTTQVFSLAGSTFSLPSAHIFGTSMGAVNPLLTPAESSHTEPDLEDCSFRCRGTSPQESLSSMSPISSLPALFDQTASAPCGGVQLDPAAPGTTNMEQLLEKQGDGEAGVNIVEMLKALHALQKENQRLQEQILSLTAKKERLQILNVQLSVPFPALPAALPAANGPVPGPYGLPPQAGSSDSLSTSKSPPGKNSLGLDNSLSTSSEDPHSGCPSRSSSSLSFHSTPPPLPLLQQSPATLPLALPGAPAPLPPQPQNGLGRASGAAGLGAMPMAEGLLGGLAGSGGLPLNGLLGGLNGAAAPNPAGLSQAGGAPTLQLPGCLNSLTEQQRHLLQQQEQQLQQLQQLLASPQLTPEHQTVVYQMIQQIQQKRELQRLQMAGGSQLPMASLLAGSSTPLLSAAGTPGLLPAASAPPLLPAGALVAPSLGNNTSLMAAAAAAAAVAAAGGPPVLTAQTNPFLSLSGADSSGSGPKGGTADKGASANQEKG, encoded by the exons ATGAAGGAGATGGTAGGAGGCTGCTGCGTATGTTCGGACGAGAGGGGCTGGGCCGAGAACCCGCTGGTCTACTGCGATGGGCACGCGTGCAGCGTGGCCGTCCACCAAG CTTGCTATGGCATCGTCCAGGTGCCAACCGGACCCTGGTTCTGCCGGAAATGTGAATCTCAGGAGCGAGCAGCCAGGGTG AGGTGTGAGCTGTGCCCACACAAAGACGGGGCATTGAAGAGGACTGACAATGGAG GCTGGGCCCACGTGGTGTGTGCCCTCTACATACCTGAGGTGCAGTTTGCCAATGTGCTTACCATGGAGCCCATCGTGCTGCAGTACGTGCCTCATGATCGCTTCAATAAG ACCTGTTACATCTGCGAGGAGCAGGGCCGGGAGAGCAAGGCAGCCTCAGGAGCCTGTATGACCTGTAACCGTCATGGATGTCGACAAGCTTTCCATGTCACCTG TGCCCAAATGGCAGGCCTGCTGTGTGAGGAAGAAGTACTGGAGGTCGACAATGTCAAATACTGTGGCTACTGCAAATATCACTTCAGCAAGATG ACATCCCGGCACATCGgcagtggtggtggaggaggaggagcaggagcaggaggaggaggcagcagcagtGGTGGTAGCAGTGGAGGCGGCACAGGGGGAGGCAGCAGTGGCTTCATCTCTGGCAGGAGAAGCCGATCAGCCTCACCATCCACCCAGCAGGAGAAGCATCCTACTCACCACGAGAGGGGCCAGAAGAAG AGTCGAAAGGACAAAGAACGCCTTAAACAGAAGCACAAGAAGCGGCCTGAGTCCCCCCCCAGCATCCTTACCCCACCTGTGGTCCCCACTGCTGACAAG GTCTCCTCTTCAGCTTCCTCTTCCCACCATGAGGCCAGCACTCAGGAGACCTCCGAGAGCAGCAGGGACTCGAAGGGGAAAAAGTCTTCCAGCCATAGCCTGAGTCACAAGGGGAAGAAGCTGAGCAGTGGGAAGGGTGTGAGCAGTtttacctccacctcctcctcctcctcttcctcctcctcctcctctggggggCCCTTCCAGCCTGCAG GTTCATCCCTGCAGAGCTCCCCTGACTTCTCCACGTTCCCCAAACTGGAGCAGTCAGAGGATGACAAGTACTCCAAGCCCACAGCCCCTACCCCGTCAGCCCCTCCCTCACCTTCAGCCCCTGAACCCCCCAAGGCTGACCTCTTTGAGCAGAAGGTGGTCTTCTCTGGCTTTGGGCCCATCATGCGCTTCTCCACCAACACCTCCAGCTCAGGCCGGGCCCGGGCCCCCTCCCCTGGGGAATATAAATCTCCCCACATTTCGGGGTCTGGGGCCTCAGCAGGCACCCACAAGCGGATGCCTGCATTGAATGCTACCCCTGCGCCTGCTGAGGAAACCCCTGAGACAGGCCTGAAGGAGAAGAAGCACAAAGCCAGCAAAAGAAGTCGACATGGGCCAGGACGTCCCAAGGGCAGCCGGAACAAGGAGGGTGCTGGGGGCCTGGCTACCCCCTCCTTACCTGGTGCCCAGCTGGCTGGCTTTACCGCCACTGCTGCCTCACCCTTCTCCGGAGGCTCCCTGGTCAGCTCTGGCCTGGGGGGTCTGGCCTCCCGCACCTTTGGGCCTTCTGGGAGTTTGCCCAGCCTGAGCCTGGAGTCCCCGCTACTGGGGGCAG GCATCTACACCAGTAATAAGGACCCTATCTCCCACGGTGGCGGGATGCTGCGGGCTGTCTGCAGTACGCCCCTCTCCTCCAGCTTGCTGGGGCCCCCAGGGACCTCAGCCCTGCCCCGCCTCAGCCGCTCCCCATTCACCAgcaccctcccctcctcctctgcttccatCTCCACCACTCAG gtGTTTTCTCTGGCTGGCTCTACCTTCAGCCTCCCTTCTGCCCACATCTTTGGAACCTCTATGGGCGCTGTTAACCCCCTCCTCACCCCAGCTGAGAGCAGCCACACAG AGCCAGACCTGGAGGACTGCAGCTTCCGGTGTCGGGGGACCTCCCCCCAGGAGAGTCTGTCTTCCAT GTCCCCCATCAGCAGCCTCCCTGCACTCTTCGATCAAACAGCGTCCGCACCTTGCGGGGGCGTCCAGTTAGACCCTGCGGCCCCTGGAACGACTAATATGGAGCAGCTGCTGGAGAAGCAGGGCGACGGGGAGGCCGGCGTCAACA TCGTGGAGATGCTGAAGGCGCTGCACGCGCTGCAGAAGGAAAACCAGCGGCTGCAGGAGCAGATCCTAAGCCTGACGGCCAAGAAGGAGCGGCTGCAGATTCTCAACGTGCAGCTTTCTGTGCCCTTCCCCGCCCTGCCTGCAGCCCTTCCTGCCGCCAACGGCCCTGTTCCTGGACCCTATGGCCTGCCTCCCCAAG cCGGCAGCAGCGACTCCCTGAGCACCAGCAAGAGCCCTCCGGGGAAGAACAGTCTTGGCTTGGACAACTCGCTGTCCACATCCTCTGAG gacccaCACTCAGGCTGCCCAAGCCGCAGCAGCTCGTCGCTGTCCTTCCACAGCACGCCCCCACCGCTGCCCCTGCTCCAGCAGAGCCCTGCCACTCTGCCCTTGGCCCTGCCTGGGGCCCCTGCCCCGCTCCCGCCACAGCCGCAAAATGGGTTGGGCCGGGCATCTGGGGCAGCAGGACTGGGGGCCATGCCCATGGCTGAGGGGCTGTTGGGGGGGCTCGCAGGCAGTGGGGGCCTGCCCCTCAATGGGCTCCTGGGGGGGTTGAATGGGGCTGCTGCTCCCAACCCTGCGGGCTTGAGCCAGGCTGGCGGGGCCCCCACGCTGCAGCTGCCAGGTTGTCTCAACAG CCTGACCGAGCAGCAAAGACACCTCCTTCAGCAGCAAGAGCAGCAGCTCCAGCAGCTCCAGCAGCTCCTCGCCTCCCCACAGCTCACCCCG GAGCACCAGACGGTTGTCTACCAGATGATCCAACAGATCCAGCAGAAGAGGGAGCTGCAGAGGCTGCAGATGGCTGGGGGCTCCCAACTTCCCATGGCCAGCCTGCTGGCAGGAAGCTCCACCCCACTGCTCTCAGCAGCGGGCACCCCTGGCCTGCTGCCTGCGGCTTCTGCCCCGCCTCTGCTGCCTGCCGGAGCCCTCGTGGCCCCCTCACTCGGCAACAACACCAGTCTCAtggcggcagcggcggcagcTGCAGCAGTTGCAGCTGCAGGGGGACCTCCAGTCCTCACTGCCCAGACCAACCCCTTCCTCAGCCTGTCGGGGGCGGACAGCAGTGGCAGTGGCCCCAAAGGAGGG acCGCTGACAAAGGAGCCTCAGCCAACCAGGAAAAAGGCTAA
- the Mllt6 gene encoding protein AF-17 isoform X1 produces the protein MKEMVGGCCVCSDERGWAENPLVYCDGHACSVAVHQACYGIVQVPTGPWFCRKCESQERAARVRCELCPHKDGALKRTDNGGWAHVVCALYIPEVQFANVLTMEPIVLQYVPHDRFNKTCYICEEQGRESKAASGACMTCNRHGCRQAFHVTCAQMAGLLCEEEVLEVDNVKYCGYCKYHFSKMKTSRHIGSGGGGGGAGAGGGGSSSGGSSGGGTGGGSSGFISGRRSRSASPSTQQEKHPTHHERGQKKSRKDKERLKQKHKKRPESPPSILTPPVVPTADKVSSSASSSHHEASTQETSESSRDSKGKKSSSHSLSHKGKKLSSGKGVSSFTSTSSSSSSSSSSSGGPFQPAGSSLQSSPDFSTFPKLEQSEDDKYSKPTAPTPSAPPSPSAPEPPKADLFEQKVVFSGFGPIMRFSTNTSSSGRARAPSPGEYKSPHISGSGASAGTHKRMPALNATPAPAEETPETGLKEKKHKASKRSRHGPGRPKGSRNKEGAGGLATPSLPGAQLAGFTATAASPFSGGSLVSSGLGGLASRTFGPSGSLPSLSLESPLLGAGIYTSNKDPISHGGGMLRAVCSTPLSSSLLGPPGTSALPRLSRSPFTSTLPSSSASISTTQVFSLAGSTFSLPSAHIFGTSMGAVNPLLTPAESSHTEPDLEDCSFRCRGTSPQESLSSMSPISSLPALFDQTASAPCGGVQLDPAAPGTTNMEQLLEKQGDGEAGVNIVEMLKALHALQKENQRLQEQILSLTAKKERLQILNVQLSVPFPALPAALPAANGPVPGPYGLPPQAGSSDSLSTSKSPPGKNSLGLDNSLSTSSEDPHSGCPSRSSSSLSFHSTPPPLPLLQQSPATLPLALPGAPAPLPPQPQNGLGRASGAAGLGAMPMAEGLLGGLAGSGGLPLNGLLGGLNGAAAPNPAGLSQAGGAPTLQLPGCLNSLTEQQRHLLQQQEQQLQQLQQLLASPQLTPEHQTVVYQMIQQIQQKRELQRLQMAGGSQLPMASLLAGSSTPLLSAAGTPGLLPAASAPPLLPAGALVAPSLGNNTSLMAAAAAAAAVAAAGGPPVLTAQTNPFLSLSGADSSGSGPKGGTADKGASANQEKG, from the exons ATGAAGGAGATGGTAGGAGGCTGCTGCGTATGTTCGGACGAGAGGGGCTGGGCCGAGAACCCGCTGGTCTACTGCGATGGGCACGCGTGCAGCGTGGCCGTCCACCAAG CTTGCTATGGCATCGTCCAGGTGCCAACCGGACCCTGGTTCTGCCGGAAATGTGAATCTCAGGAGCGAGCAGCCAGGGTG AGGTGTGAGCTGTGCCCACACAAAGACGGGGCATTGAAGAGGACTGACAATGGAG GCTGGGCCCACGTGGTGTGTGCCCTCTACATACCTGAGGTGCAGTTTGCCAATGTGCTTACCATGGAGCCCATCGTGCTGCAGTACGTGCCTCATGATCGCTTCAATAAG ACCTGTTACATCTGCGAGGAGCAGGGCCGGGAGAGCAAGGCAGCCTCAGGAGCCTGTATGACCTGTAACCGTCATGGATGTCGACAAGCTTTCCATGTCACCTG TGCCCAAATGGCAGGCCTGCTGTGTGAGGAAGAAGTACTGGAGGTCGACAATGTCAAATACTGTGGCTACTGCAAATATCACTTCAGCAAGATG AAGACATCCCGGCACATCGgcagtggtggtggaggaggaggagcaggagcaggaggaggaggcagcagcagtGGTGGTAGCAGTGGAGGCGGCACAGGGGGAGGCAGCAGTGGCTTCATCTCTGGCAGGAGAAGCCGATCAGCCTCACCATCCACCCAGCAGGAGAAGCATCCTACTCACCACGAGAGGGGCCAGAAGAAG AGTCGAAAGGACAAAGAACGCCTTAAACAGAAGCACAAGAAGCGGCCTGAGTCCCCCCCCAGCATCCTTACCCCACCTGTGGTCCCCACTGCTGACAAG GTCTCCTCTTCAGCTTCCTCTTCCCACCATGAGGCCAGCACTCAGGAGACCTCCGAGAGCAGCAGGGACTCGAAGGGGAAAAAGTCTTCCAGCCATAGCCTGAGTCACAAGGGGAAGAAGCTGAGCAGTGGGAAGGGTGTGAGCAGTtttacctccacctcctcctcctcctcttcctcctcctcctcctctggggggCCCTTCCAGCCTGCAG GTTCATCCCTGCAGAGCTCCCCTGACTTCTCCACGTTCCCCAAACTGGAGCAGTCAGAGGATGACAAGTACTCCAAGCCCACAGCCCCTACCCCGTCAGCCCCTCCCTCACCTTCAGCCCCTGAACCCCCCAAGGCTGACCTCTTTGAGCAGAAGGTGGTCTTCTCTGGCTTTGGGCCCATCATGCGCTTCTCCACCAACACCTCCAGCTCAGGCCGGGCCCGGGCCCCCTCCCCTGGGGAATATAAATCTCCCCACATTTCGGGGTCTGGGGCCTCAGCAGGCACCCACAAGCGGATGCCTGCATTGAATGCTACCCCTGCGCCTGCTGAGGAAACCCCTGAGACAGGCCTGAAGGAGAAGAAGCACAAAGCCAGCAAAAGAAGTCGACATGGGCCAGGACGTCCCAAGGGCAGCCGGAACAAGGAGGGTGCTGGGGGCCTGGCTACCCCCTCCTTACCTGGTGCCCAGCTGGCTGGCTTTACCGCCACTGCTGCCTCACCCTTCTCCGGAGGCTCCCTGGTCAGCTCTGGCCTGGGGGGTCTGGCCTCCCGCACCTTTGGGCCTTCTGGGAGTTTGCCCAGCCTGAGCCTGGAGTCCCCGCTACTGGGGGCAG GCATCTACACCAGTAATAAGGACCCTATCTCCCACGGTGGCGGGATGCTGCGGGCTGTCTGCAGTACGCCCCTCTCCTCCAGCTTGCTGGGGCCCCCAGGGACCTCAGCCCTGCCCCGCCTCAGCCGCTCCCCATTCACCAgcaccctcccctcctcctctgcttccatCTCCACCACTCAG gtGTTTTCTCTGGCTGGCTCTACCTTCAGCCTCCCTTCTGCCCACATCTTTGGAACCTCTATGGGCGCTGTTAACCCCCTCCTCACCCCAGCTGAGAGCAGCCACACAG AGCCAGACCTGGAGGACTGCAGCTTCCGGTGTCGGGGGACCTCCCCCCAGGAGAGTCTGTCTTCCAT GTCCCCCATCAGCAGCCTCCCTGCACTCTTCGATCAAACAGCGTCCGCACCTTGCGGGGGCGTCCAGTTAGACCCTGCGGCCCCTGGAACGACTAATATGGAGCAGCTGCTGGAGAAGCAGGGCGACGGGGAGGCCGGCGTCAACA TCGTGGAGATGCTGAAGGCGCTGCACGCGCTGCAGAAGGAAAACCAGCGGCTGCAGGAGCAGATCCTAAGCCTGACGGCCAAGAAGGAGCGGCTGCAGATTCTCAACGTGCAGCTTTCTGTGCCCTTCCCCGCCCTGCCTGCAGCCCTTCCTGCCGCCAACGGCCCTGTTCCTGGACCCTATGGCCTGCCTCCCCAAG cCGGCAGCAGCGACTCCCTGAGCACCAGCAAGAGCCCTCCGGGGAAGAACAGTCTTGGCTTGGACAACTCGCTGTCCACATCCTCTGAG gacccaCACTCAGGCTGCCCAAGCCGCAGCAGCTCGTCGCTGTCCTTCCACAGCACGCCCCCACCGCTGCCCCTGCTCCAGCAGAGCCCTGCCACTCTGCCCTTGGCCCTGCCTGGGGCCCCTGCCCCGCTCCCGCCACAGCCGCAAAATGGGTTGGGCCGGGCATCTGGGGCAGCAGGACTGGGGGCCATGCCCATGGCTGAGGGGCTGTTGGGGGGGCTCGCAGGCAGTGGGGGCCTGCCCCTCAATGGGCTCCTGGGGGGGTTGAATGGGGCTGCTGCTCCCAACCCTGCGGGCTTGAGCCAGGCTGGCGGGGCCCCCACGCTGCAGCTGCCAGGTTGTCTCAACAG CCTGACCGAGCAGCAAAGACACCTCCTTCAGCAGCAAGAGCAGCAGCTCCAGCAGCTCCAGCAGCTCCTCGCCTCCCCACAGCTCACCCCG GAGCACCAGACGGTTGTCTACCAGATGATCCAACAGATCCAGCAGAAGAGGGAGCTGCAGAGGCTGCAGATGGCTGGGGGCTCCCAACTTCCCATGGCCAGCCTGCTGGCAGGAAGCTCCACCCCACTGCTCTCAGCAGCGGGCACCCCTGGCCTGCTGCCTGCGGCTTCTGCCCCGCCTCTGCTGCCTGCCGGAGCCCTCGTGGCCCCCTCACTCGGCAACAACACCAGTCTCAtggcggcagcggcggcagcTGCAGCAGTTGCAGCTGCAGGGGGACCTCCAGTCCTCACTGCCCAGACCAACCCCTTCCTCAGCCTGTCGGGGGCGGACAGCAGTGGCAGTGGCCCCAAAGGAGGG acCGCTGACAAAGGAGCCTCAGCCAACCAGGAAAAAGGCTAA
- the Mllt6 gene encoding protein AF-17 isoform X3 — translation MKEMVGGCCVCSDERGWAENPLVYCDGHACSVAVHQACYGIVQVPTGPWFCRKCESQERAARVRCELCPHKDGALKRTDNGGWAHVVCALYIPEVQFANVLTMEPIVLQYVPHDRFNKTCYICEEQGRESKAASGACMTCNRHGCRQAFHVTCAQMAGLLCEEEVLEVDNVKYCGYCKYHFSKMKTSRHIGSGGGGGGAGAGGGGSSSGGSSGGGTGGGSSGFISGRRSRSASPSTQQEKHPTHHERGQKKSRKDKERLKQKHKKRPESPPSILTPPVVPTADKVSSSASSSHHEASTQETSESSRDSKGKKSSSHSLSHKGKKLSSGKGVSSFTSTSSSSSSSSSSSGGPFQPAGSSLQSSPDFSTFPKLEQSEDDKYSKPTAPTPSAPPSPSAPEPPKADLFEQKVVFSGFGPIMRFSTNTSSSGRARAPSPGEYKSPHISGSGASAGTHKRMPALNATPAPAEETPETGLKEKKHKASKRSRHGPGRPKGSRNKEGAGGLATPSLPGAQLAGFTATAASPFSGGSLVSSGLGGLASRTFGPSGSLPSLSLESPLLGAGIYTSNKDPISHGGGMLRAVCSTPLSSSLLGPPGTSALPRLSRSPFTSTLPSSSASISTTQVFSLAGSTFSLPSAHIFGTSMGAVNPLLTPAESSHTEPDLEDCSFRCRGTSPQESLSSMSPISSLPALFDQTASAPCGGVQLDPAAPGTTNMEQLLEKQGDGEAGVNIVEMLKALHALQKENQRLQEQILSLTAKKERLQILNVQLSVPFPALPAALPAANGPVPGPYGLPPQAGSSDSLSTSKSPPGKNSLGLDNSLSTSSEPDRAAKTPPSAARAAAPAAPAAPRLPTAHPGAPDGCLPDDPTDPAEEGAAEAADGWGLPTSHGQPAGRKLHPTALSSGHPWPAACGFCPASAACRSPRGPLTRQQHQSHGGSGGSCSSCSCRGTSSPHCPDQPLPQPVGGGQQWQWPQRRDR, via the exons ATGAAGGAGATGGTAGGAGGCTGCTGCGTATGTTCGGACGAGAGGGGCTGGGCCGAGAACCCGCTGGTCTACTGCGATGGGCACGCGTGCAGCGTGGCCGTCCACCAAG CTTGCTATGGCATCGTCCAGGTGCCAACCGGACCCTGGTTCTGCCGGAAATGTGAATCTCAGGAGCGAGCAGCCAGGGTG AGGTGTGAGCTGTGCCCACACAAAGACGGGGCATTGAAGAGGACTGACAATGGAG GCTGGGCCCACGTGGTGTGTGCCCTCTACATACCTGAGGTGCAGTTTGCCAATGTGCTTACCATGGAGCCCATCGTGCTGCAGTACGTGCCTCATGATCGCTTCAATAAG ACCTGTTACATCTGCGAGGAGCAGGGCCGGGAGAGCAAGGCAGCCTCAGGAGCCTGTATGACCTGTAACCGTCATGGATGTCGACAAGCTTTCCATGTCACCTG TGCCCAAATGGCAGGCCTGCTGTGTGAGGAAGAAGTACTGGAGGTCGACAATGTCAAATACTGTGGCTACTGCAAATATCACTTCAGCAAGATG AAGACATCCCGGCACATCGgcagtggtggtggaggaggaggagcaggagcaggaggaggaggcagcagcagtGGTGGTAGCAGTGGAGGCGGCACAGGGGGAGGCAGCAGTGGCTTCATCTCTGGCAGGAGAAGCCGATCAGCCTCACCATCCACCCAGCAGGAGAAGCATCCTACTCACCACGAGAGGGGCCAGAAGAAG AGTCGAAAGGACAAAGAACGCCTTAAACAGAAGCACAAGAAGCGGCCTGAGTCCCCCCCCAGCATCCTTACCCCACCTGTGGTCCCCACTGCTGACAAG GTCTCCTCTTCAGCTTCCTCTTCCCACCATGAGGCCAGCACTCAGGAGACCTCCGAGAGCAGCAGGGACTCGAAGGGGAAAAAGTCTTCCAGCCATAGCCTGAGTCACAAGGGGAAGAAGCTGAGCAGTGGGAAGGGTGTGAGCAGTtttacctccacctcctcctcctcctcttcctcctcctcctcctctggggggCCCTTCCAGCCTGCAG GTTCATCCCTGCAGAGCTCCCCTGACTTCTCCACGTTCCCCAAACTGGAGCAGTCAGAGGATGACAAGTACTCCAAGCCCACAGCCCCTACCCCGTCAGCCCCTCCCTCACCTTCAGCCCCTGAACCCCCCAAGGCTGACCTCTTTGAGCAGAAGGTGGTCTTCTCTGGCTTTGGGCCCATCATGCGCTTCTCCACCAACACCTCCAGCTCAGGCCGGGCCCGGGCCCCCTCCCCTGGGGAATATAAATCTCCCCACATTTCGGGGTCTGGGGCCTCAGCAGGCACCCACAAGCGGATGCCTGCATTGAATGCTACCCCTGCGCCTGCTGAGGAAACCCCTGAGACAGGCCTGAAGGAGAAGAAGCACAAAGCCAGCAAAAGAAGTCGACATGGGCCAGGACGTCCCAAGGGCAGCCGGAACAAGGAGGGTGCTGGGGGCCTGGCTACCCCCTCCTTACCTGGTGCCCAGCTGGCTGGCTTTACCGCCACTGCTGCCTCACCCTTCTCCGGAGGCTCCCTGGTCAGCTCTGGCCTGGGGGGTCTGGCCTCCCGCACCTTTGGGCCTTCTGGGAGTTTGCCCAGCCTGAGCCTGGAGTCCCCGCTACTGGGGGCAG GCATCTACACCAGTAATAAGGACCCTATCTCCCACGGTGGCGGGATGCTGCGGGCTGTCTGCAGTACGCCCCTCTCCTCCAGCTTGCTGGGGCCCCCAGGGACCTCAGCCCTGCCCCGCCTCAGCCGCTCCCCATTCACCAgcaccctcccctcctcctctgcttccatCTCCACCACTCAG gtGTTTTCTCTGGCTGGCTCTACCTTCAGCCTCCCTTCTGCCCACATCTTTGGAACCTCTATGGGCGCTGTTAACCCCCTCCTCACCCCAGCTGAGAGCAGCCACACAG AGCCAGACCTGGAGGACTGCAGCTTCCGGTGTCGGGGGACCTCCCCCCAGGAGAGTCTGTCTTCCAT GTCCCCCATCAGCAGCCTCCCTGCACTCTTCGATCAAACAGCGTCCGCACCTTGCGGGGGCGTCCAGTTAGACCCTGCGGCCCCTGGAACGACTAATATGGAGCAGCTGCTGGAGAAGCAGGGCGACGGGGAGGCCGGCGTCAACA TCGTGGAGATGCTGAAGGCGCTGCACGCGCTGCAGAAGGAAAACCAGCGGCTGCAGGAGCAGATCCTAAGCCTGACGGCCAAGAAGGAGCGGCTGCAGATTCTCAACGTGCAGCTTTCTGTGCCCTTCCCCGCCCTGCCTGCAGCCCTTCCTGCCGCCAACGGCCCTGTTCCTGGACCCTATGGCCTGCCTCCCCAAG cCGGCAGCAGCGACTCCCTGAGCACCAGCAAGAGCCCTCCGGGGAAGAACAGTCTTGGCTTGGACAACTCGCTGTCCACATCCTCTGAG CCTGACCGAGCAGCAAAGACACCTCCTTCAGCAGCAAGAGCAGCAGCTCCAGCAGCTCCAGCAGCTCCTCGCCTCCCCACAGCTCACCCCG GAGCACCAGACGGTTGTCTACCAGATGATCCAACAGATCCAGCAGAAGAGGGAGCTGCAGAGGCTGCAGATGGCTGGGGGCTCCCAACTTCCCATGGCCAGCCTGCTGGCAGGAAGCTCCACCCCACTGCTCTCAGCAGCGGGCACCCCTGGCCTGCTGCCTGCGGCTTCTGCCCCGCCTCTGCTGCCTGCCGGAGCCCTCGTGGCCCCCTCACTCGGCAACAACACCAGTCTCAtggcggcagcggcggcagcTGCAGCAGTTGCAGCTGCAGGGGGACCTCCAGTCCTCACTGCCCAGACCAACCCCTTCCTCAGCCTGTCGGGGGCGGACAGCAGTGGCAGTGGCCCCAAAGGAGGG acCGCTGA